One Oceanicoccus sagamiensis genomic region harbors:
- a CDS encoding mannan-binding lectin → MKTITTLLASVNFRIFCSAILFIFAPVLSAAAKTPPAAVPIIKDVCALPLTPANTQEETAWQLFVAINCKTAQGQLTWETWTTQACLDNPQDCRTIGRLGGSALRDTLGAADNPKRTAGCSPMTTTSTADPSLLGFVPTNLSSKPVFCEEVTINAAEEDYARSKGLLTQAGQVNYLQSGKTIDFPTAAVEVKADWVPASSFTQVTFDCSAPNSQIYLEKIEGICYALAGIHISSKLYPNWLWATFEPQYATTNPNRCKPTLYNQCTDNWGSNPATSTGADTAPTAALQTLFNTAGSALDPAFQNYRLTGTQTVFDQPTDSQGRLGSSFVEFNANVPAQEASCITCHNYAQRQPTPAPSGSTPPGGPLPGGANVGTPTALPPAYKPLDFSWFLGFGVPQTSSCSDIDAGPIWSNTDAQGKCPAVCADTARVWNGQWTTTEAGVMSVCGCCI, encoded by the coding sequence ATGAAGACTATAACAACATTGCTTGCTTCAGTTAATTTCCGTATTTTTTGTTCTGCAATACTTTTTATCTTTGCGCCCGTATTATCCGCTGCGGCTAAAACACCGCCCGCAGCTGTACCGATTATAAAAGATGTCTGTGCCTTGCCATTAACCCCGGCCAATACTCAGGAAGAAACCGCCTGGCAATTGTTTGTGGCCATTAATTGTAAAACCGCCCAGGGCCAACTGACCTGGGAGACCTGGACCACACAGGCCTGTCTGGATAACCCTCAAGACTGCCGTACCATCGGTAGGCTTGGCGGGAGCGCTTTACGGGATACCTTGGGAGCCGCCGATAACCCCAAGCGTACCGCTGGGTGTTCACCGATGACAACCACATCAACCGCCGACCCTTCGTTGCTTGGCTTTGTGCCGACCAACTTAAGTAGCAAACCCGTATTTTGCGAAGAGGTAACGATCAATGCTGCCGAAGAGGACTATGCTCGCAGCAAGGGTTTGTTAACACAGGCAGGGCAGGTGAACTATTTGCAGTCGGGTAAGACGATTGATTTTCCTACTGCGGCGGTTGAAGTGAAAGCGGACTGGGTGCCGGCCTCCTCCTTTACGCAGGTGACGTTTGATTGTTCTGCGCCCAATAGTCAAATCTATCTGGAAAAGATTGAGGGCATTTGTTATGCATTGGCGGGTATACATATCAGCTCCAAGCTCTACCCTAATTGGCTCTGGGCTACCTTTGAGCCACAGTATGCCACGACCAACCCTAACCGCTGCAAACCAACGCTCTATAACCAGTGCACTGATAATTGGGGTTCTAATCCCGCTACCTCCACCGGTGCTGATACTGCGCCAACAGCCGCTTTGCAAACCTTGTTTAATACTGCCGGTTCAGCATTGGACCCGGCTTTCCAGAATTACCGTTTAACAGGCACCCAAACCGTGTTTGACCAGCCAACCGATAGCCAGGGGCGTTTGGGTAGTTCATTTGTAGAGTTCAATGCCAATGTGCCAGCGCAAGAAGCGTCTTGTATTACCTGCCATAACTACGCGCAAAGGCAGCCAACTCCAGCGCCTTCAGGTTCGACCCCTCCCGGTGGCCCATTGCCCGGTGGTGCTAATGTAGGAACACCGACTGCCTTGCCGCCGGCTTATAAGCCGCTGGATTTTTCCTGGTTTCTTGGCTTCGGTGTGCCTCAGACCAGCAGCTGTTCGGATATTGATGCTGGCCCCATTTGGAGTAATACCGATGCACAGGGTAAATGCCCGGCAGTCTGCGCAGATACGGCCAGAGTTTGGAATGGTCAATGGACGACGACTGAAGCCGGCGTTATGTCAGTCTGTGGATGTTGTATCTAA